The genomic stretch ttgttaaatgAATCGATAGGCTAAAAGTCATCATATTTCCATCAATGTTGAGAAATATTTTTACTTCCACTCTTTTGGGTTCAAGTGCAAATGCTTGTTTAAGTTTTCGTGGTGTGATTATCGCTTGTGTTAATTTTCTATTCCTTACTAGATTATTTCTAATTTTATACTCGTCAATTTACTTTATATTACACATAGCATTTCGTCTTGTATAAATTCCAAATCCTGATTCTGGTTAGCATGGTGACAAAGCAAAGATATTTCCCCTTCCCAGTCCACCGGTTTGACACTACCCGTATACACATACTTAGTATTGAATACATGTTCACTATCACCATAGAGAAGGGTCGTGCAGACTCAGTCGTTCGCCAAATACAACACGACGTTACCTATTTGTTAACTTTTGACCTTTCCTTTGTGAAACACAGCCTCATATATCAAATCACATCATTCAGTGTTGTCCGGCGCATGTTGTTATTCAGTTCTATTCTAATAGTTTGTGTTTACTTTCATCTCAGGTTTCCATGGAGACGAAGCCTTGCAGTACCCGCCACCGTGAATTCTCGTGAGCTTTACAGGGCAGGAACTGGGGCAGTATATTCGTGGACTGTAACAAAAGTGGGATTAGTTGTACTCGTCAAATGAATAGTGGTGTACAACTGAAGTCTCCTGAGGAaaaatggatttttttaaaCCTGCGGATTACTGAGGCAGAATGAAGTGAGAATCTTTGCCTGAGACATTTACAACGTACGAAAGAATGCATGGCTTGTGGAATCTCTGACTCTCGAGGACTTCAAAATCATTGACCCGAAGGTTGATCGCAAAGCCGGTTAACTCCTCTACAAAAGGACCAATGAATCCAAAAGTGAAAATGGCAGAAATTAAACTCTCTAAGAATGACCTACGGGGGTCTATGTTGGCTTACACAGATCGCATGCGTGAATTGTCCCAGCAGCGAACGCTCTTATCTTCGGTTCTAAAACCCGAGATCGTACCGGATAGTACGTTCCAGTACAGTTTCAAGTTAGGAAATGTAACTCGGATGACGCAGTCAGAAGAGCTACCCCAGAAAGACGAACCGTGTTTAACCATCGAACCGTTGTATAGATCCGAAATCAAAACCCGATCTCAAAGTTCACGCAACGAACGCCGAAAGTCGAAGTCCTTCTTGCCAAACATTAACTTTCAGAAATACCGCACTACCACGACACGGACTAACGCCTACAATATGTCGGACGTGTACGAGTCGGTAAAATCGAGCGCTTACAGCGTAGGAACCACAAGGGATTCACAAGTCgaaattgttgatattttgcCATATCCAGACTTTAACGTTGAGACATACCAATCTCCGAAAGTTGCATCAAAACCAGTCTCGTCGCAAAATAAACCCATGACGAGAAATAGGGGAATGAACAAGAAAAACTATTACGCTCGTAAGAAGCGACCACCTACTCCACCGAAGTCGAAAGACAAAAAGCCAAAGAAGAGGCGACTAGTCAATAAACCAAATAAACGTCGTGGTGGCAACAATGGCAAAGACGACCCCAAGAAATTTCCGATTAAGAAGCAATTTGTTTGGTCTGATCAGATGGAAACCGAACTCAAAAACCATATCCCTCCCCGACTCCCTGGCAGCAAACTGAAACCAAACTACAAACGGACAAGTACTGGGGATATTTATATACCTGAAATGCCCATTGAAATTGAACTGGATAGACTAGCTACTATTAATATGGAGTCACCGACCGAGAAACAACTGAGTGGGGCCTATGCGGAAGAAATCAAGGCACTCATGGAGAGAAATGCCCGCAGACGAGCAGAGGCAGCAGCAGCGAGAAAGAAAGCGAAAAAGAAGGTGAAGTTTGTTTTACCACCTGGCTATAGCGACAGTGAGAGTAGTAGTAGTGACGATGATGGCGAGTCTGGAGACGAGGAAATAGTACAGGATTTGAGTATTAACGATGTTAGTTCAAAAGATAGCGTGGCCTCAGAAGCAATAAATGATGAAAATGCGGACGATGTGTCGATTACAACTGCTCGGCTGAACTCGAGCATCGTCGGAGGTTCACGATTAACTTCGGCGTCATCGATGCTGGGTAGAGATGATCGAACATTTACACCGTCGTCTGTGATTATAGAAATGACCAAACCTGAAGATAACAAAAGTTCAGGAAGGAGATCGTCCACTATGTCGATGCCGACACTTATTGACCATGGTTAAACCGGTTCTCCATATGGTATCCCCGTTACTTAACACATCATTTATCAGTGTGTCTTCTATGTTtatgattgattggttgattgattgattgattgattcattcattcattcattgattggttgattgattaattgattgattgattgattgattgattgattgattgattgatcgatcaatcattaCATTATTTCTAAATAGTGATTGATAATAACTTCTTAGTGTTAGAAAGAGGCGTAGTTTCCATGACCTTGATGGGTTGTCAATGCCGACATCAAACAAATCATTTGGGGGTTTTTTGCTAAGCTTTCATTTGCCAATGTGTTGAAACAGAATACTGTGTCTAACAACTCTATATACCAAAGAAATTGAAAAGAGCGAGAAAGTCtgaaagttaaaataaaatccaaCTGTTTCATAGAAGCTGCCGGTAACGTAAAGGTAACTTAGTAAATTAACACAATCTAGTTTTATAGAGTGAAATGAATGTACAATACGTTTACAATACAGCTCAGCTGAAAACTGACACCGGTCATGCATGTtcgattttttttacatacacacatatgacGACCGTACTAATTTCACATTGAGTCAGTTCAAATACCATTACACGTCACGTGACCTTGTCTCCATGAACACCTGTTGATTACAGATAGACGGGCCTCAAAATCGTTGAAAATCGATCGCGACAGAATGGCCTTTCcatgttttcaatgtgtttaatttcattttaaaaaaacagtcCAAAATGTATGGAAGATTGACTGGAGAAAAAAGTGTCTGCCAATTTGAAATCAAACACTGGCATTTTATACCTTCGACATTTGGGACGTACgaattcaaaattaaataaagttattattggCTAGATCAACTCGGTGCAGTACTTTTTGGCGCCAAGTATGACGTCATagtttattcaaattaatttctgGCTAGCCATGGTTTGTATGAGTCTACGGAAAGTATTATCCTCGTTAATGTTCTGATGAGGACAAAATCGTTCGTTTAAATGAACCTGTATATTATATACAGTATTTGTCGATTTCATGTTATGTTCATTTCAAAAATACCATCCAGTATTTGTCGATTTCATGTTATgttcatttcaaaaaaataccAATCCAATTTACGATACCCATGTCGGAGAATGAActaaatgttgaaatatgtcCTATTCTgttatttctgtgtgtgtgcatttaaAGGACATGTGCGTGTTAATTCCAAAACCCACTCTGCGATAACTAAATAGCATGTCAATTTCAATTTAACCATGACTAATGATAAGCTAAAAGAAACgaagtttattttattgaaCAAATCAACTCTCATGAGGTCATTAGCATCAATTACCAACTTGCAGCATTATTAAgattgtacatttcaaatattgtactTAATTTTAGTATTGTAATATATCTTGATTGACAGGTTCGCTAATACCTCACTAACAGCTGTTTGGTGTTTTCGTTGAAGTGCTGTATATATTTCCAGATTCAATTCCATAAAATCGAATAGTTTTTAAATACGGAGACTTGTTTTTATAGATTTCTCGTCACCTATAACAAGCTACCCAATcgtatgtgtatttgttttatcGGAGCGATGTTTTCTATGTTTGAATTGGTTCGTTTTCAGCGACaggaaataaaatttcatttatcattGCGAATTTTGTGTGTCGCCATGGTTTCGTCGGAGTtgtcaaacagaaaaaaaggaATGCTATTAATCTAAGCTTTATAGTTAACTTGTTTTAATGGAAATGCGGTATGCGTCCCTATGGAAatctacatcatgtacatttcGAATTGCTATTTATTGGTAGAGTATGACGATATTTacgttaaagggacacagtctgtaaccaCATGTACATTTCGAATTGGATCACGTGTAAagatttacataataattaaaAGTATGCAGCCGAGTTTTGAGTATATTTCAACATAGACGCTCGCCAACGTCTATTTTTGCAATAAGTAGAAAAAAATGCAAGTTGTATGTCATGCAAATTAATATAAACTCGACCCCATAAAATTCTGGATTCCGTCGTTTTAAAGGAAAATTCCTTACTTTAATATAGGAATAGTTTATACTTTGCGAGAAAGAATGTTGCCATCAATCTAATACATGTTGCAATTGAAATCAATTACGTGGCGGCACAGACTATCACCTATATAGTTTCAatctatccccccccccctacataATCAGTTTTGATTTCACTTTTTATGTGTCACTTGTTTTAATAACTAGTCTCAGCATGGATCCCACTATGCTTAAACTTGTTGTGATACATATTAGTtttaccaagtcaacagaaACAGACACAAGAGACCGAAATTTTGATCAatgttgacaaaaataaataaaccacaTAGAATAATCGAGCAAACAAAATGAGACAGTGGCTGTAGCAACTAAAAACGTAAAGCTGTGTTTGCTTTGTTATACAGCGACTTGTCTAGCGATCGGTACAAAAAAAGGATTTATCAAAAATATCGGAGACATAACGAATAGATAATCATACACATATCAATGTATTTGCAGTCGGTTTAACAATCTCGTACTGTAGTATAAGTCTACGAAATATCCTTTCGAATTAGTAACTGAGTAAACGATAGTCGAAATGGTGTCCAC from Glandiceps talaboti chromosome 12, keGlaTala1.1, whole genome shotgun sequence encodes the following:
- the LOC144443500 gene encoding uncharacterized protein LOC144443500, with the translated sequence MNPKVKMAEIKLSKNDLRGSMLAYTDRMRELSQQRTLLSSVLKPEIVPDSTFQYSFKLGNVTRMTQSEELPQKDEPCLTIEPLYRSEIKTRSQSSRNERRKSKSFLPNINFQKYRTTTTRTNAYNMSDVYESVKSSAYSVGTTRDSQVEIVDILPYPDFNVETYQSPKVASKPVSSQNKPMTRNRGMNKKNYYARKKRPPTPPKSKDKKPKKRRLVNKPNKRRGGNNGKDDPKKFPIKKQFVWSDQMETELKNHIPPRLPGSKLKPNYKRTSTGDIYIPEMPIEIELDRLATINMESPTEKQLSGAYAEEIKALMERNARRRAEAAAARKKAKKKVKFVLPPGYSDSESSSSDDDGESGDEEIVQDLSINDVSSKDSVASEAINDENADDVSITTARLNSSIVGGSRLTSASSMLGRDDRTFTPSSVIIEMTKPEDNKSSGRRSSTMSMPTLIDHG